In Oryzias melastigma strain HK-1 linkage group LG6, ASM292280v2, whole genome shotgun sequence, the DNA window GAATTTGGTCGAAATTGTGCAtagaccattaaaaaaaaaactttttcaacatAGTGGGTTTTCAGTTGATTTacctccatagcaaccattttattttttgctcgcCTGAGGGTGACGGACAGGttgatgtaatttttagaagaatctgcaaaagtaaacttttggatttccttggcaacagaggttttctgttaaccacgcccacatttgtAATATGTTCGTATTGTGTGTcacattgttttgttcagcttgagctaGGGTATCAACAAcaacatttcagtaaaaaatgtgcgagcaacAGAGGAATGTTGATTTTGCGAGCTCGCCATCGCCATTGAAGACATACAAACGTCTAATTTCAACATAAGTTCCTTGAGTTATTTTCTAATTATGCTCAAGGAAGTAAGATGTGATAGACTGAAATCTTTAGGAGGGGTGTTTACATGAGTAGTTGGTATTAAAgggaatcaaacaaaaaaattgaagatgGCGGCTAATTCCTGaggtcaaaagtaaaataaatttcggttgtggttgtagacttgaGTTTAACTTTGGCATGTGTGAGAAATTTTGAGAAGATCactcaaataaaagttttttcttttcccaaatTGTGGCAAAATGCAAGAAATTCCctctttgccacaaaatggccaccaaggcgtaggtcctgtggccatcccataataatttcaaagatTCCTTTGGATACCACATAGACgtgtattttagttttattggtAAATATGTTTTGAGTTCCATAAGAGACTTTAACCCCActcatatgtatatatatatatatatgtactgtATATACTACTGAGCACAAAAGAACTGCAAAAACAACATGATCTATACAGTCCAGTACTGCTGTGGGACATAAAAAACTATCACTAGAagtggtattttctaaatataactATATATTCACAGTTTGAGCAGCTTTATTAGAAAGCCTCTTCGTAACATTAGACAGTCGGTTACTGATTATTATGcattataattattaatattattgtgGTGTGTGGAAACAACTGCTGCAATAACTTTTGGCGTAAATActtgtggtttttgtctgtgaaaagcagctctttctgttgttttaaagcTTCTTCAACTGGCCCTTTCCAGTTAAAAGCAGCTTTCcaaagagtttgtgtttttgttaaatttgctagCTTGGGGATCTCAAGTTAGCTGTCAGCGCAGAGagtagcaaaaagaaaagtagcaACTTGACATGCGTCAAGAATGAGTCAGatgagtcaaaaaaaaaaaaaaaaaaatcaatcgtCAAGAAATGACGATGATTCACCAAAGAAATGTGGCTAATGTACGATAGCTACCCCTTATCCTGCCTTTCTTTTGTATCCCCCCCTAAACATACCTCTCTCTTcttccctcttcttcttttccgtccagtccaacaaaaaagaatataaatataagcaatataaaaaagttttgtctAAAGTACAAAagggggtttatacaaatatacaccttgtgtgtcTGATGATCCATAACCGCCTGTTGTAACGGTCGAatatgtccaacacaagaggccttatcttatcttatcttatcttatctgaGGCTATAGTATACAATGTACAGTACATGCTATAGTCTATATGAACCTATAATAGCCACATTATTGAGGGCATTTACCTGATGGTTGGGTCTACTGACACATGGGTGATAATGGGTGAGACTGAGAGTCTTAGCAAAAGCCTTAATAGGAGGAGGCAGCACAGAGATAGAATGAGAAATGATGCTGTTGTTGAATTTCACATAAGACAGCAAGCCTCAACAAgagaaaaggaataaaaacaaacccacTGCTGCTTCAAAGAATATCTAGGGTGCTGCCTTCATGACCCCACGAGgtcaaacagatggatggatgagcagCATCACGATATACAGAAAATAGATTTTGCAGAGTTTTTAGACTCAATGGGGGTCAAGCAAACAGCCAAATTCACAATAATAGAACTTTTGCACTATATTGATGAATAATACTGCTATTAACTTGTGCCGCTAAACATGGAATCATAGAAAAGTTCTTCTTTACTAAATAAATGCAGGTAAGTAATCCATGTATCTAGTTTCAGAattcctttcagggtcacgtTGTTGCTGTTGCTGAAGGTGGGGGTATACCCTGAACAGGTCGGTCCGTCATAGAACCACATGAACTAGTGTCAGAGGATTTTCTCCAACAATTTcacacaaacctggaaaaagagaaaaacctcCCAAAAAGTACTCACCAGGAGGAATCCCTGGAGGAGCCAATTGGGCAGTAACCAACAACCACAATGTCATGCTGGTGGCAGAACTCCAGGAGTTTGGGTTGTGTGAAATATGGATGGCATTCAACCTAACGGGTGGGGGGTAGAAAAACACAGCATGAAAAGTTATTCTAAGTCTacacaaaactatttaaaaaaaaaaaacacggcaAAAAATTCTTGTCTTGACCACAATGACTTTCCTTTTCATCGACAGTGAGCTCAAGAATTCTTGGTCTGTTTATCAAACGTCAGTCTGAACACTAAGATGAGTTGGAGCTCATTGATATACAAAAAACGGACTCCTCATTTGGGGAGTTGAGCCTCGTTTACTCGGTCCAGTACAGAAGGAGGAGTACGGGAGAGACCAGTTCATTCTGGTGAATGTTTCTTCAGTTAAACCTCtcttccactgagtggtttgttttcacggtgtagaccgctagcgtctCATTATCTCACCGTAGtacgacgactagaaaagcgaCAACAACGGAGGTCAttcagcagctcgtctttttcttgctttactttttgtacatcgtgtataacaggaatttaatgttgtttgaaagaagattgcgggcggaTAAGAAaaataccgccgtaaagaggaaaacagaaacactagCTTAGCGCTACATTAGCACTTTCTGATGtcgtcactttctgccaatcaacgagTAACTACAGCAGCTCTGCCCCAACCATCCCGTTCTATTTTACCATGGACCTACAACGAATTGGGATCCTCAAGAGttacgggtcagaactgtttaatgggtccattttacaatagaaacactcaaaataccagatcGAACTGGACTCTACCAGACTCTACcgtactgctcagtggaaactagCCTTTAGAGTGGCTCTGCATTGAGAAAATGAACTTCTTTAAAATGGAAACCAATTAGTGTTATTCATGTCAACACAGGTGCAATAGAAGAAACTGAAGGTTACAACATTTGTACAGGATAGGGGAGTAAGATTAATCCACTTAATTGATAAACTGATTTATATTCCTGCAATCCAACCGGATCAATCTGcatgaggcaagttgttaatcgaatTGACCTATACCATTAcgaaattgtttcaaaatgaaattaagCAATTATATTGATAAAGGAAAATACCATCTGGATTAAGGTCCAATAGGTTTGTTTTACTATTTcgtaaaaacaaccaagttCCATTAAANNNNNNNNNNNNNNNNNNNNNNNNNNNNNNNNNNNNNNNNNNNCAgtcaaacactttaaatttaagACCTGTGaccatttaatttacacttaattatcttgcaagaaatacaaggaatctggaagaCTTCACCTGCACTGATCAATAATAGGTATTTAGCTCTGAATTtcggttgaatttttggctaaagatgttctggatttattttagaTCAGAGAATcgaatcgttcaaaatgaatcaatatctTCTATGAATCATATccgcaaccacaaattatgatgtgTATCAGATCAAACAGTTAATTTTCCTGCACTTCTGCTGATAGGTTTACCAAACAGTAGCTATGGGTGTTCACTCCCTCTGTGTTAGCTCACTAACAtgcaggtgttttatttatcattatgGATCTATCctaattccctcactactccctATAACACTAAAAACCATATTgtgtgggactatctagtgccctggattttaaaagtaaattatacACCATGcccactatttttttatatttttctgaacaGCAAATAGGATGTGACCAATTTCCTGAAGTAAGaacttaataaatatgaacatgtgACAAAACTATTTATCAATTTACTTTgtcctgaaaataaaaaaggggatggtttataaaaaataaatgaaaatgtacattttttttccacataaaaaatcattaaaacacaataatgtGGTcgatatttgccaatctagtgagcatcaatgcacactgacTTTCGCAGAGACTTTcaagggcactggattttggaatcgTAGATTCAGACACCCCCTAATAAAATGGCAAACAGTGAGTAGTGATGGATTTCTGACACAAGGAAAGTATTGTGGCAAAGAGTACACAATCATAACAGCAGAATTGTGCTGTTTTCAAGTCCAGTGTCATTTCTCCACGAACCAGAGTGATCACAGCAGCCAAACAAACCCCACAGACTCTGAAATGGACCCAACTTGACCAGCAGAGGACGTCCACTAGAGGCTTTAGCTCACTCCTCTAGCAGTTCTTTGGCTGCCTTTTTATGCATCCAGCTAGACTGGAAACAGGCGATCTTGGTCATGGTGGCCAGTGATGTGCAAACATCCCACAGTTTGTGGTCACAACAGAAGCAGAGTATGTCCCATTGGACAGGTACTAATAGCCTCAGGCTAACTGACAACACACATGCTGGacaatctgcatttttttaaacattaaatacgAAAAAAGATTTCTAGGACTAATATTTAGTCAGGAAAATCCCTGAAGCCCAgactttttaacctttttactAATTGAAAATtcgttttttaagtttatctaTCTACAAAATTAAATCCAAAGTTCAAAAACGTTTTGGTCAAATATACCCTTATGGTTGCagtgactaaaaaaaatcaaaaacagggttttttgtttatttttctaaattttaccataaatatgaatttgaaaataaatgatgtcTTCTGCTAATCAATGTTTTCTTCACCACAGCAGCATTTCCTGCCTTCAATGTGAAGGAAAAATCTTACAGCAAGTAGCTTCTGAACAGATTTGATGCCGTTTTTATGTGGGACTGATTTTAGCTGATGCTCCTGTTGTCCTGTGACCCTGAACAAACAGTGTTGCTTGTAAATGGGTCACAGGCTTGTAGTATTCAAAAGATATTCCAAATATTAATTAGTAACAGATAATTTCATGTCATTCAGAGCCTAGacgtgaaatattggatcaattaacaaaagctctgtaatttgttaaatgtaaaaatattagtttttatcaaagaacatttttgaagttGAGTAGACCATTAACTCCAAATTTTaatctgatgaaaactaataattataaatgtaacaaattacagaacttttgttaattgatccaatatttcatttttttcagtgtaattttGATTCAGTTTATCGCTCTAATTGTTTTGTTCAACAGTTCCATCAAATACACTACTTAAAATGAGTTAGGGATGCTGTTAATTGAATGAATACGTGAGTGAGAAACAcctttttgattaatttggtatttattactcaaaaaagacaataataaagaCAGCCCCTTCATTGAGGCTTgctggttaaaataaaatgttaaaataaaaaaatgtaagaagtaAATGTAAAGGAATACTTAAGTAGGTAGTAAGGttaactttattcaactcattcacaaacagttgaaggacagtgtgATTCATTCATCgaggatcctaacaacagtAGCCGGAATTCTCCAGAAATCCATCAAACCTCTGTAGTTTATGAATGTCATAGTGACACACTTGActtaattttgagcttcatttatcacagaaaatcaaaataCTATTAGTAACAAGAATTAAAGCTActttaaattataatccacTAGATTATAATgcagattttccatttttgaacaCATTCAAGGACTTAAAGTGTAgttttaatatatggtaggggtcacttcattagctctgatttggtttttgttggttatatttattaatttgtggctgaaatgcagcagaaacagttaaacaaacagtttttgatttatttatcattgaTGACTTAacacttcctactgcatttgctgcattgatgTGACCCTTTGGTGTTGgaatctcttttattttgaaaggaagtcatgcaaaagttataaactattccatcattttaaaaaaagcaattttctcttcatgtttatgattatgcttttaacaatggaaacgctcaaaacaGCGGACCGGACCGCACCGTACCGGACTCCTCAGTGGCAACCAGATTAGAAGTCAGTCTCCAATCTGGAGGTTCTGAAATGAACCCCTGTAAGcctttcagtttttaagtttgtaatatgtgtttttactttgatttctaTGTCCTTTGGTCTTAgtgtttttatatgtataatTACTATACCTTTTATGTATGgaatttgtgtttgttctttatAGTCTTGTTATTTGGACCTTGAGTCcgtaataataaattattctattctattgtaaTGACGGCTAAGAATATAAACCAAAGCAAAAGCAATTATTCTAAAGCAAATGAACGTCTGCATGCGTATTAGTATGTTTTCTACTGACTGTAATTTCTTGTAACCCTTTTGCATGATCTATATTGTAATATTGGGGTATTTTGAAGCATTTTCCCAGGAAGAATAGCGACCATGTTGTGGAGATCCCTAATAAACACACCAGCCTCAGCTAGAACTTGTTCTGCGGTGCTGCCTGAACAGCCCACATTTACCTGGCCAATGTCTGCCAgctatttaataaaataattttcaagatGTTGCACAAAGAGCATCTGCTCAgatgtcaattttaaaaaaaccccaaaacaataGGTTGATGATTAAACAATCAATCATTGACAacttttgaagaaaagaaaaagagctcAAGGCACTTGGAATTAATAGATGGAGTGCCAAGTCACATCCAGCCCAACCCAACTTGCTTGGATTCCAAGTTCTGACAAGGTCTAGCATGCTCCCGGAGGAATAGGGATCCAGCTGGTAAACCTAACAAAAATCGAAGACAATAAGCAACAAGCCACCAAACCAGGGCGGGATTTGTGTCGTCAGAAACCCCAGTCTGTCATCGACGTGTCCCTGATTAAACTTTCTCTAGTCAGCACCCAGTCACCGTCAAAGCTTCTTCTGCTGACTTGTTACTGCTTTCTGGGCAAATCTTGAAAGGGTGTGGGTTGTGAAATTGAATCTCGAggaattaacctttttttatcactttgtgAAGGATTAACTCATGTTATTATACCAAGCTAAAAGAAAATGGATCAGAACGGTGAAATGTAATCCTGAAATACCTGTGGTCCCTCCTCCTGCTTGCAGCCAAACCTGAACATGCCTGATCCCGTCTGATCTCTGAAGCTATGCAGGGTTAGATCTGGTCAGTGTTTGGATTAAGACCGAGTGGGTATGCTGATACACTAAGATGAATGAATTTTACTCTTTCAATCATCTACATTGATCATGGAACAGCTTATGGTCGATATCTTGGCAATGAAGTAACGCTCTCTGCAACAATGAATGTATTAAACATCTGGCTGGTGTTGGAGACTGTCTGGGGGGGACTTTGCACTTCAGAAATGGATGAATAGAATCAACAACTCTTTTTGTAGTGAGAATTGCAATTAGCATTTTCAGTTTAACCAGTAGTTGCAGTGGGACGCACCTGGTTGGAAACAGGTTTGTGTTTGAGACCCGGTTTATTTAGCAGCAGCTCCAGTTGCCTGCGGTTGAAGTTGGAAACTCCCAGTGACTTAACCAGCCCAGCATCTTTGCACGCCTCCAAGGCCTTTAAAAAGAGACGAGTGCAACTTTTAGTACACATGGCGACGATCTGCAATCTGAGATTTAGTATTGAGTGCACAGTCCAGGAGAGAAGCTCTTCAGCCTCTACAGTGCCTGCAACAATTATTCAAAAGAACGACCTcttgtttttaagcaaaactgGAACTGTTCTTTCCTCATAAGTTAAGCTCCTCAAATGATCAATCATAACTAAAATTGGTTCCAATTTGATTAAACCGATGCAAATTTCCATCAAAGGAACAGTTAAAACACCACACTCACCTCCCATGTTGCACAGAGGTCTGTGGGGtgataaatgtattttccatTCTCATCTGTGGGATAAAAGTCCCTTCCAggctgaaacaaacaaacaaaaggagtTTCATTGACGTTTGTTGTTCAAAACCTcaagtttggaaaaataaaagttcgaTGATGCACTGTAACTGTTGAGCACCATGGGTATTNNNNNNNNNNNNNNNNNNNNNNNNNNNNNNNNNNNNNNNNNNNNNNNNNNNNNNNNNNNNNNNNNNNNNNNNttttttgtcaaaataattcatttgagAGCCTAATTTTatcctatttttaaaataattttaatcaaCAGCCTGTTATTGGTCATCAATCTCTTCGCCAAAGGGTAACTAGCTAGCTatgtagctagctagctagctagctagctagctagctagatagatagatagatagatagatagatagatagatagatagatagatagatagatagatatgtTGCTAGCTATGTAGGCTACAATGTAAAATGTCTAGAAGTACTTTAAAGGCCATGGGAAGCTCAACAATATATAGATCCACATAGTCCAGTTTCAAGTTCTTCAGTGTTCTCTCCAGGGCTGGTCTCACTAGCTGGGGTGGATGGAAGGTATTCCAGAGCTGGAGAAGACAGCAgagttttaagcttttattagAAGTTTCACCAAAATCCTCACTTTAAAATAACCACAAAATCTTGCTTGATGTTTTTACCTTTCCGCAGTAAAATATGTCTTCTCTTCTGACGGTTCCATCAGCAATCTTCTCTCTGATGGCTTGGCCAACTTCACGCTCATTGAAATACACCAACGCTCCATCAAAGTGCCGGTAACCCACATCTATGGCCAGCTTGACACACTCCCGAGCTGTGCCTTTTGGTGTCTAAAATTCATACAGAAAAAGTAACGAAATAACTAGAAGCATCACAaccaatttttcctttttaattgaaCTTTTCAGCTTAGAAAACCACAGTGCCACACTGCAGGGAGTCTTCTTGGATAAATAATACACATTTAAGGGGCTACATATCTGTGCGATTAAACACTGGCTTCTACTTGCATTTTTCAAGGCTGGTCTAATATTATCATAGTCAttccaaaagaacattttatttaggatTAAACCTGgtgctgaaagtttttttgacCGCTGCTCAGCAAAGCTCAGCTGCACTGTTCCACATGAACACCTAGTATCTCACATATTTGTCAACCACCCACATGGTAGCTCATGCACACGTTCCACACTCGATTTCACACAGGAGCGTTCTTCTACCCACCGTGCGAGGGTCTCCGTAGGTCCCGAATCCCAGAAGTGGTATTTGGTTCCCATCACTAAGAGGAATGCTGTGGTTTTCAGCAGTGAGATTCATTTGTGTGCAAATCTGTGCAACTGAGTTGGTCTCTAGCCTCCCTTGAAGATAAAAGCGGCTAGCCTTGAACATTGACCCCTGGTTACTTTATGTTCCATGTGTGTATGTGGAAGGTCTCTGTGTGGATAAAAACACTCTAACCTGTCAATGCTTTTGAACTATGCAGCAATAGTGCAAcactgtgtttttatatttttttatttttttaagagagcACACAGTAGAACAGAAATGTCCACTGCCAACATAAGTTCTTTCACCAGGAGTGCGATATCTCTTTTTGAACAAAGTAAAGTTAATTCAAAATCAATCACAAAGTACTTTACAAATCAAACCCAATTACCCTTTAACAACCAAATCAATACAAAATCTATTTGCAAAGTGTATATTCTGCTGCTAATTACCTCGGGGGATTAATAAACTCTATTcatgcatttaaataaatgttttctaaatgggCTTCACATTTAAGTTGAGCAGGCATTTATATGGTTTAATGTGAAATCACAAAATTAGACCAcataaaaactcacatttaacTAAAAGCCCACTAAAATCAATTTTAGAACCCCCGATCCCCTCCCGTTTTAAAATGAGTATATGTGAgaagtggaaaataaataaaatcagcatCTTTCCAGCATGTTGCTGGAGAACAGACACATATAAtggataaaataaattagtttgaaATAGCTTCAGATTACAATTGGTGCTCAAATAGACCTAGTGTATTTTGCTCACTATAAGGCGCACTTTaaagccttcattttttttcaataaaaagtgtgCCTTATAAACTGCAGCGCCTAATATATATGGATTAGTTCTGgctgtgtttactgatgtcaaagtgattttgaAAGGTACATGGTGCTCTCTCTTAAtgtttgtctgctttttttgAGTTGCAAACTAGTTTGTctgttattgtgaatacattAAGATGGCTAAAATGGCTAACAATAAATGTCCTGgacatagttttatttttacgtttgaATGACAAGGTTGGAGGTTAGCGTAGTCACACTATCTTTTGTTTTagtagttatttattttatgcgttgcaaacaaggttggaagttaaatgtattgtaaatacgctaacaggGCTAACGTGTAGTGGTTTGggcgcatttttttttttttgttacaaacgATTTTTGGATTTAGCGTAGTCGCACTCACGTTTGTCTCAGTGAtatcagtcttttattttaggctacgtgttgtaaataaagatgggagttaaatgtttttttaaatacgcTAACggggctaacatgtagcggttttgacatgtttttttttatttgtttcgaACAACGTTGCaggttagcgtagtcacagtaaaatTCGTTTTAGTGgctagtgatttttttttatgttacaaacAAGAGTTGCAGGTATTGTAAAAattgctaacacagctaacacgtagtggtgttggactgtgttttttttacatgttattaaGAAAGTTTGGAATA includes these proteins:
- the LOC112152470 gene encoding aldo-keto reductase family 1 member D1 isoform X2; protein product: MNLTAENHSIPLSDGNQIPLLGFGTYGDPRTTPKGTARECVKLAIDVGYRHFDGALVYFNEREVGQAIREKIADGTVRREDIFYCGKLWNTFHPPQLVRPALERTLKNLKLDYVDLYIVELPMAFKPGRDFYPTDENGKYIYHPTDLCATWEVECHPYFTQPKLLEFCHQHDIVVVGYCPIGSSRDSSWVNLKSPPLLEDELLVKIARKYNKSTAQVALRFNVQRGVVVIPKSFNPERIKHNFQIFDFALTEEEITAIEALNKNVRFVELKMWSDHPEYPFHDDY
- the LOC112152470 gene encoding aldo-keto reductase family 1 member D1 isoform X1, translating into MNLTAENHSIPLSDGNQIPLLGFGTYGDPRTTPKGTARECVKLAIDVGYRHFDGALVYFNEREVGQAIREKIADGTVRREDIFYCGKLWNTFHPPQLVRPALERTLKNLKLDYVDLYIVELPMAFKPGRDFYPTDENGKYIYHPTDLCATWEALEACKDAGLVKSLGVSNFNRRQLELLLNKPGLKHKPVSNQVECHPYFTQPKLLEFCHQHDIVVVGYCPIGSSRDSSWVNLKSPPLLEDELLVKIARKYNKSTAQVALRFNVQRGVVVIPKSFNPERIKHNFQIFDFALTEEEITAIEALNKNVRFVELKMWSDHPEYPFHDDY